The DNA sequence GCTGGGATCCACTTGAGACTCTTCTTGGCATCTCCCAAGGTCTCTTAATTTAATTTAGATATTTGGTATCCCAGGACACATCCTCAGTCAGGTGTCAGGTCTTTGTGGGCTCTGAGGTTGACCACCATGGGGGAGAATTCATTCCTTTCTTGTTTCCAATGGCTCTGAGTCCCAACCAAGCCTCTAAAGCTTTGTCCATTTTGTGCCCTCAGCTAACCATGAACGGCACCAAGGAGTCTGAAGAGGCCAACCAGCTCACCATCGAGGACATCTCCGACGACGACATCGACGTCAGCAGCGTGGACCTGGAGGATGGCTTCTTCCTGCAGCCCTACCCCGCCAAGAAGAGGCGCGCGCTGCTGAAGGCCGTGGGGGTGAAGAAGATCGACAAGGAGGAGAAGCGGGAGCTGCACAACATCCGCCTGTCCCGGGAGGACTGCGGCTGCGACTGCCGCGAGGTCTGCGACCCCgagacctgcagctgcagcttggCAGGCATTAAATGTCAGGTACAGCCTCACCTCTGGGCGTGGGGGATGCTGCGGCTCCAGCTGTGCGTTAGAGCCGGGGGGGTGAGCAGGTTggacagagctggagcagcctgtaAATCCATCTGCTCCCACCTGTGCTTGGCGGTGAGGAAAGCTCTTGGAGCATCCCTTCAGGCTGCAAGGCAGGCACTGCTTGAAAGTGTTCTCTTCCCAAATCACACGCTCAGCCATCCCCACACTGCAATGAGAATGTCCCCGCTGTACATCCCCACGAGATCCGTACCTGCTCGATCTCCTGTTGGAGGTGGGCCACGTGGGAATGTCTGCAAGGAAGAGCTCCTTGCTCCTCACACGAGGCTGCGctttctccccctcccccaggttttatttttaattcctttttcttctggTGTGTGTCACAAATCCCAGTGCGCTCAGGCAAACGTGGGAGTGTCAGCTGAGCGTCAGCCCACAGCGGAGCTGTGCAGGCCACCTGCACAGCGGGATAATCCCCCTCTATTCAATTAGTGAGTTATATTTTTCAGGGTATTTTTTGCGGGTGCCTGCCCAGCTGTATTTAGGGAACCTCATTCCCTATTCTGGGCGCTGCTTGCTCCCTCGGTGCCGTGTTTGGAGGCTGGGGGTGGCGTAGGTGGGTGCACATGGGTGCTCCATGTGTGTGTCACAGCCCCCCTCTAGTGGCTGCTGTAGATCAGATAGTGAAATCATTAAAcagcaataaagaaaaaactcaGTTTTGCTCCCTTATTTCTCCTTTTGGaacattttgtttattttgttttgcttttttttttagaatctTTTTTCTTCACTTGTACTGAAATCCAACTTTTTATGACACCTCTTCAAAAGAGCagggtgtctttttttttttcttactgttttAAACCCCTCAGCTGTTACTTAGTTTTTCAGGGCAGAGGAGTCATGGGCAGTTTTGGTTTTATGCCACTGGCTTCAATCCTAACCCTCCCCCTCTGCTTCTCCCTGTTGCCAGATGGATCACACCTCCTTCCCCTGCGGCTGCACCAAGGACGGCTGTGGCAACACCGAGGGCAGGATCGAGTTCAACCAGGCCCGCGTGCAGACGCATTTCATCCACACCATCATgaagctggagctggagaagcagcagcagagcagcgaGAAGGTGGCGGAGGCCGAGCCCCCTTTCCGGGAGCGGCTCCCTGCGCTGGGATGCgcggcagggaagggctcgcTGGAGGAGCGCGCGGTGCCGCTGGCACCTGCCTTCCAGTTCAGCCCCGACCTGGAGGCCCTGGGGGAgaacagctgcagcagtgacaTGACAGactcctccatctcctcccaccCCAGCGAGGACCTGGAGGAGCCCTACGAGAGCCTCCCCTCTGACAAATCCCAGTCGGACGTGGACGACGACGGCTTGGCGCGCATCCTCCACTTCAACGACTCGGACGCGGAGGAAGAGAGCAGGCGTGGCCAGGATGACCTTGGCTGCTTCCATCCCACTGACTTCTTCATCGAGGACCACGGCAGCGAGGCCAAGCCTGTCCCTGGCCACTTGTCCCACCTCTCGGAGTGCCTGGATGAGAATGCCAACCAGGACAGCGGGGGTTTGCTGGAGGATGCAGCCCAGGGGAGGTGCGATGGGCTGTCCTGCTGCGCCTCCTCCTCCACTGAGCCCTGCTCCAAGAGCTACGCCGacctcagcctttcctctgaTTCCTTGGATTTCTTCCAGTCCTTCTCGGACTATAACTTGGGACCTCTTTACAACTCCTTAAAGGAGTATGAGAACCTGGATAACTTCTCAGCGTTACAGTTTCAGTTGCCTAATTTCCCTGGCTTCCCACAAACTGGAGATCAGGGTTCCTGTTTCTTGGAGTCCCTCATTGGTTTGTCCGAATCCGTCCCTGAAACCCCGGCCCCTTTCACAGACAATCAACTTTTGGAGGATGCCATCAAGTCATCGCTGATGGAGACAGTGAAGGTGTGAAACACTGATGTGGCTCAGGCAAGGACTGATGCCAAAAGGAAAATGGAGGAACAGTTGGACAGGCAAACTTTCACTGAAGGGATGGTGTGCTACTCAAAtataaggaggaaaaaacagcAACAGCAGAAGACTTTCTAAGCAAATTAACTATTTTTGGTCTTTATACAACATGAACGTTTTGACATACTGCAGCTACAATCAGTTCTCTTGCTGTTTGTGCAAAAATTTCTAAACTTTCATgatgggatggggaagggagggagggagaaagacTTTCACATGAGAATTTCCTTGTGTTTTGTACGAAAAGACTTGTTGAGAAAATCTCCTCGCTAACGTTGCCAGTCGTCCATACAGCCCCTTCTAGAAACGTTTCAGTGTTGCAGGAACTTTTTAAGGCAACTTTTTGAAGCTGTATTTATTGTGAAAATTTGTGGTTTGCGTAAGAGTCGGCCCAACACACTCTTACGTTTAAATCTGACAAGGTTTACAGAAGAGATCCATACACTATATACATAATCATTCTTCATCTATTTATTGCAAATTCCAGAATTTAACTAGCCACTGAAGCTTGAACTAGCATGAAACCTTATTTAAATTGGTAATACCTCAGATGTATTATGTGTACAATCATATTTTTTTGCATAATatatctgtatttatttattttctaccTGTAGTACGTGAATAGCACTGTGGTTTGTCGATGACCTGGAAGGGCAATAAGGTCTTCAAGAGGAAGATGACCCTGGTTTTTCTGAGTCTGAATGATGTTGGCTGTTTGGTCTTCTCTTCACATTTCTAAAAACACTGAACAGAAGTGGTGTGGGAGGGGAGGGACGAGGGAAGAGTTTGTGCAACACCCCTTGGTTTCTCCCAGCCTTGTTGTAGACATGAGAATGGTGTTTGGTCTCCATAATGCCACtgtggagagcaaagcaagcaaaacCTTCAACTATTTAAGTAGTAACATTTAATACTATCAcgaaacaaaacccaacccctttttgtaaattattttataatttatttaatttcctaTGGATTTGGCCATGAGATCTTTCCCTATCAGTTATGGTGCCTGAATATGCAGAGGAACTGTCAGCAGTGGTGGGGAGGTGGAACCATAAGGACCTTGGCAGCCCTCAtggggggctctgggagagcaAAGCCAAAACAGCAACAGTGGCCAAGTGCTCCTTGGGACTCCCCAGCACCGAGGATGTTGCAGCTCCAAAATCCAGTGGGTCACACTGATTGTACTATATTTTTATATAGGTGAATTGATTAATTCCAGAAAAACAAATggatatgaattttttttttttgttatttatcCTGTGAATACAGTTTTTGGAGACCTGAAGTCCAAGCTGAAAAACTGAAGgcttttggtttaaaaaaagaaagaaatctttgTGTTTAGGATGGATACTGGAGGCTGCCTTGGCCTTTTGCTATTTAAGCCAGTCTGACAGCATGACACTGTTTGGCCATGAGATGTAACTGGACAAAAAAATCTGTGCATCAGTGATACACTAAGTGCCTATACCAGTGGTATGGAAAAAGCAAAACGGATTTAAAACCTACCGGCTTTAAATTCCCCCTTGGAAAATTTGGTGATGGGAGTGATTCCTGGCATTACCAGCACAGGAGGAGGAGACAGttctggtgtccccagccctgctgccctgggagcagctggagggaaCTTCTGGGGCTGCAGAGACACACAGACAAGGGAACCAACCCCGAAACATGGATTTGAGGATTTTTCCATTGGCTGAACTGTTTCTAACCCCGACCACAGGGATGGTGCTCTTGGATACCTGCTCTTCGACAGGTGCCTCACTGCAAACCTGCCGGCAATTTAGGGAACTTCTGGCGTACGAAACGTGggttgcttggggttttttaaaatcattattATTGCTATTTAATTGTACATCTTCTCTGGTATTGAGCCAGTCAACATGGAAGTGGAGCTGACTCCCCACGGCCGCGAGCGGCTCCTGAGCCCGCGCTCGCCGCTGCTTCCTCCCGCAAGGCATCGCCCCCGGGGCGACTGTAGGAATACTACTGGCAGATGGAGGATTTCCTGGATAtatctattattattattattattgttattattattattatttttattattattattattatttttcattgtcGTCATTGTTTCTTTAGACTGAAAATTCCCCTTTTCGGTTATCTCCTAGGTAGTAGTTCCTCATCCTTCAGACTGCATCAAAAATACTGACAGTTGAAAGTCTGGTAGCGTTCTGTATTTATTGGCACTAATGTGTTTTGTAACATTCCTAGGTTTctctgcatatatatatatatatatatatataaaatatatgcctatattttatatatatatatatatacacacacacacatacttttttaaaatgaattattGGGATTGACTCCTgccttgtggatttttttcagtaatttattctttttatttgtgttggtgccaaaaaagaaaaaaaatatttttttctcttttttttccccccagggcACTGAATtgtaaatatataatttttttttcttctcggTATCTGTGTAAAAAGTTGCCTGTTAAACAGTTTAAAAACTGGGTATTTATTGACACAATCTGTAATTATCTAATGTATTGGTTGAAACACTTTGGTTTCAACATAGCTTTATTTTAGCTTTCTTTGTGTATATATTGTGATTATGTTGCTTAAAGGTACAAgttaaaaaaatgctttatttttacCTTATCCATTTGCATTTGTTTATAAAAAAAGCATATTTGTCTACAGCTGCTGTCTCTCATTTCATCAAAGCAATATGAAGAAATTTCCATTACACTTTCAATAAAAGAATTTTGTTTGAATATGGCGGTGTCTTCACTAATGTCCTTTGTGTGACACAAtaaccttttctcttttccctaaaaaaagtaaaaaaatcagtGCATGGGATGTAGTTTTCCCAAACTTCTTGGGCTTGTGGATGGTGGCTGCTTGTCTCTTAAGGGATGGTGCAATAGACAACAGTCATGGCAGCATCGACATCGCCAAGGAGGAATCTTGGGAAAGCCTGGAAACCACTTTCCCTCCTGGTTTACAAACCATTTCTCATTGCCCCATGGCTGCCCTGGGACCTGGAAGGATGCAGCTGGCCAGAAGCATCACCATGGTCCTGTGCCCCtgggagaaacagaaaaaatactcTTGGTCATGGCAACAGCATGGAAAGGAGAGAGTAGCATgtgaagcagcagcccatggtacaaaggaaaaaagatgaaTAAATGCCAGGAATCTAGATGGGGAAAAGCACACCTCTCCCATGGGTCTGAAGCTGTCAGCACAGGCATAAATCAGAACCACTGCCATTGACCTGAAAGCAAGGGAAATTGGCCAAAGAATGCCATTGTCTAGTTTTCCATTGGGAATCCATTTTTAAAGGTTGCCATCTGCCCCCAGAGCAGAGAAGCTCAATTAATTGAATAAACTATTTGTTACAAATTATTTGCTGGGCTGTAAAAgcagaaatactgaaaagaGGCTCATCCATGGAGGTTCTGCAGCACACAGTGAAGCTCAGCCTGTTTACCCACCCAGAGGGAtgtgtttgtttgtgggttgttttttttcttttatggggTTTATCTCTGTATTTCCCTCTTACATTACTGATTTTCTGACTGGGAGCAGAATAGTTCCCAACatacagctccagctgcagcactggtgGGTTTTTGGCTCATGGTGATGACTTTGTGTCATGCCCTGGCACAAGACATCATCACCAGGGGACCCATCACCCCCAAAGGACAGTGCTGAAACAGCCCCAAGGTGCTGCATCCCATCACCCGGCCTCTGCCATGGGCATCCCCACAGGGAATCACAGTcctggaatgctttgggttggaagggattaTATTAAAGACCACCTAGTTCAACCCCTCTCCTGATGCCTTTCACTTCACCACGTTGCTCTATGCCTCACCCAGTGTGgttttgagcacttccagggatggggcactcacagcttttctgggaaacttgtgccagggcctcacaaCCCTCAGAGTAATTAATTTCCTCCTAATATCTAATGTAAACTTGCCCTCTGTCACTTTAAAGCCAGCTTCCCTGTCCTATCACTCCgtgcccttgtccaaagtccctctccagctcctttaGGCaggctgctttggatgcagcccacaATGTGGCTGGGGCTTGTGGGCTGCCAGGGCACATCTCCAGATTGTGTCCAGCCTTTCACAAATCCCCCCACgtccttctccccagggctgctctccagccattcTCCACCAAACCTGTGTTTGTGTTTGggattgccctgacccaggtgcaggaccttgtttgtttgtttttttttttttttccatcccagTGAAAGACTAAAACTCAAATGAGAACATGAATTGGCCATTCTGCAGTGCCCCTTCCCTGGGAATGCCAAGCTGACCTCCAGGTCTGAGTTAAAGCCTCAGCTCTGGCAAACGTCTGCTGAATTCCATGGAAAATACTCTTGGATGGGCAGAGGAAATGCCTGTTGCAGTGACAGGGGTCTGGAAGCCCCGGGAATGCATCACCTGAGATGCTTTTATTGCCTCTGCAGAAGATCTAAGGCTCCCTTACCTACTGCAGTGTCACGCTGGTTCAGACACGGTTTACAAACCTGCCCTTTTCCTTCTATCAGCCAaacgacaaaaaaaaaaaaaaagaaaaaaagaaaaaaaaattatatatatatatctataatatatatctatatctttttttttttttttttttttttttttttttttttttttcaaaatctcCTGCCTCCAAGGCAAGCACAAGACCAACACCCCTGCCCTCACcttgccctgcagctcctggcttgtttgttttattttgttttgttttgtttttttcaattttcctcTGACGGAGTTAAAGTCCATCCTCTCCGTCATTTTATGAGAAAAGCTCGGGACTCTGCATTCCCGCACGGCGCCAGCTGTGGAGTCACCGAGGCTGGCGTCACAGCCTGTTCCCGTCCCCGGGTCGCCGAGTGACTCATCCCTTTTCCGGAGCAGCTCCGCCACCCCGAAGGGGACAGAACGCTTTGGAGTCTGGCACCTCGGCACCCAGCGATGAgtaacagggaaaggaaagggaaataaatggaaataaagaGGGTGGTGAGCCCCAGGCAAGGTGGGGAGAGCGGGTTTATTCGGGGTCGGTGAATCAGCGGTGCCGGGGATGGGAAGGAGCTCGGTGCCAAGTGGGGCGGGAGTGCCAGCTGGGTGTCGCCGGGCTGGGACAGGTCTGTGTGCAGGCAGCTGGCTGCTTGCAGCCCTGCCGAGGAAAGTTGTGGGTTGCAGCAGGTTTAACCCCTTCCGAGGCGCAGCTCTGTGAAAGCAGGGTGGGCACGGCTCTAACAGCAGCACCTCGCAGAGGGACcgtccccagccagcccagaaACTCCTCTGGCCTCACGGTTCAAGGGAAAGGTAAACTCCTCTCGGCAGAGAAACTGTGATAAACTGCTGCTTCCGGGCCATGAGGATGCTCTGAGAGCTGGAggtgttcacctggagaagggaaggctccaggagATCTTAAagccccttccagagcctaAAGTTGttacaggagagctggagagggacttgggaaaACATCATGGAGTGATGGGTCAatggttttaaaatgaaaagggaCAATGGCTTTCAAATGAAAGAGGGAAGGTTTGGATTAGATACTGgaagaaaattcttccctgCGAGGGTGGTGAGATGCTGTCCAGAGCAGTTCtggactccccatccctggaattgtccaaGACCAGGACAGACAAAGgtctgagcaatctggtctagtggaaggtgtccttgctcatggcagagggtgggaactggatgatctttaaggtctctttcaacccaaaccaggAGATGACTCTATGATTCTCCTCCACAGCTGCAACCATTGGGAATTTCCAGGGCTGCTTAATCCACACAATCCCATCAGTTTGTTTTAcccctcccagcctgctgctgaatGAATGGCAGTATTGCCATCTACTGGGCAGctgcctcctcccagcctcTCAGCTGGCCAAATCGCTCCTGGGCAATGCTTGTCCTCCTCTCTGGGACCAGACACACCACATATCTCACTAAGATATCatagtaaaagaaaacaaaatacagtTTAAATGGCCCACTGGGGTTTGGAGGAGAGATGGGGTGTCCTGGGGCTTGGCCTGGCACACACATCCTCAGCTGAGTGAAACCATCTCCAGAAGGAAAATGCTCAAACTCCCCCACCCCCGATGGATGCACCTCTATTTTGACCAGGGAAGCTGAGTGAGGACAAAATGTGCTGGACATGCCTGACTCCATTACATCAGTAGGTGcatgaaacccaccaaaaccagaatACCTGCAACCACAGAGCTGAAATATTCTGTCACAAACACAAAGGCTTTTAGTCAGCCCAGCTGAGAAGGCTGAAAAACTTGAGGTTCCCTGCAGACCACATGAGCCACATGCTGGGCTAAAACATTACAGAATTAATAACATTCAAGGTTCTCCCTCCAAAACAAACCTGCTCCCCTGAGATCCTCTGCAAAGGAAACTATTATCTATTACATTACCCTGGAAATAAATACTTGGCTACTACTTTGGAGTAAATAGAGATGGGAACTTAATGGTACCTAAGTGCTTTTCATAGTCAGAGCATCCCAAAGCACTCTCTGGTAATTAAGGCTGAATGGCTGTCAGGAGGCAACAGGGCCCCTTGTAGCCACACTCCCAAATATCCATCACTTTTGCTGCTAGTGAGCAAGAATTGATTGGTGAAGGAGTGATTTCAGCTGCAGAGATTTTGGGGTTATCCTGATAAaggacagcagtgccagggtAGGATTTGGGTGAGGAGATGTCTGTCACCAGAACATTTTTTGCAGCCATGGTGTGGCTGGGGGCCCTATTGCCGAGCTCAGCTCTGTGTGACTTGAaagctccccagctctgctgcatttTGGGCCAGCTGAGGTGCTCGAGGGTATGAAGACATCCCCATGGGGGTGGTGACATGACAAGGGACCTCAGGAGAGCTGTGACCCTTTGACACAGAAGGATGGGATGGATATAATGGGATAGAACTTTCTCAGACTTTTCTAAGGGCACTGACCCCTATATCTGATCTGTGCATCCCCTGTTTCACAGCATCAGCAGCCTCCCCTCCCAAAATATCTCAAAGTGTTGCAGCCAGCCTTACACCTCACCAGAGCACCCTACAcctggcagagccagcccccaGGAACTAATTCTCTTGTTGCTACGGTTATCTCCTTTTTCTGCTCTCCATAAACACGTGGGCAGCACCAGTTTTCCAAAATCTGCTTGATTCCCTGCTTCAGCTGCACCCTCACCTCTCAGTTTTGGGGGAAAGGAGGTGGACATTCCTATGAGCATTATAACACTGCCCAGTTGTGTTTCCCCAGTACCACTGGATATTATATTGCTGTTAAACCTATGATCTCCACACAGTAAATCCTCTGGGGCTCTGCATTTTCCACAGGCTTTCCAAGGTGGGCTCCTGGGATCAGAGCTttgcccagcagagctgaggaacacgcagctccagccaggcacTTGGATGGTGAGAGGGAAAGGAGGCACAGGAGAGGCACACATGCCCTGACCatgtgctgccagctcctgcctccctcttATCCTACACAATAAATCATGGCTGAGCAGCACAAGCTGTTCCTGTcagcaaaacacagaaagaaaactcTGCTCTTGGCACCGGGGACGTGATAATGACCCTGAATTAGAGCTGTGTGTCTCCAGCACCTGAttctcctgctcctgtgggTACAGCCTGAGGTTTCTCCTCCTGCCAGTTGTAGGAACAGGTCCAGGACTTGTTTGTGTGGAGGAAGGATTTAAAGGAGCAATGTCCAGCCTGGATTTCAGGGCAGCTTGTGGCCAGAGCTTCCAAGCAGCTGATTCCCTTGGAGAACACAGGGGTCATTGCACAGCTGAGGGCAGAAGCAGGGACagcctgtcactgctgtcacatCAGGGGACAAACAGGGGATggctgggggggtttgggttgTGGCAAGGCATGTGCACACTCCCTAAACTCCTGGTGTggtcccagcagcaggaacatcCCCAGtgattcccagctctgctcagccctggccagggacaGAGGCTGATGAGAAATTGGGACCCCCTGTGACATCCCAACCCCCCTCACACCAAGCACACAGGGTTAGACCCCCAGCCCAGGCATCAGGCACAGAAATACTTCACTTCTCAGCATCCGAGTAATTTCTGGAAGTTGTTTGGGAGGCTCCTTTTGTAAGCTGTCATTTCTCAAAAAATCTTTGACCTTGTGTCTTTTTAATTCCTTATTTTTGAAGGAGAAACTTGAATACAGTCAGGCAAGGTCTCAGGTGCCAGCGAGCTCCTGACATTTGGCTGCTGAGTGTTCTTAGAAGGGACATTCCTGGGACAGAGCACACCCAGGCTCTTTCAgaagtgtccctgtccatggcaggggggctggAATTAGATGATAACTTTAAGaccctttccaacccaaaccattctgggattctatggtGTAGCAGCAGAAATCACACATGCTGTCTTAAAAGGAGCAAGAGCCACTCAGCACCATTAAGGGGTGGGAAAAATGAGATTCagggttttttaatttgtcaGAGAAGAGGGGAACTGCCAA is a window from the Passer domesticus isolate bPasDom1 chromosome 1, bPasDom1.hap1, whole genome shotgun sequence genome containing:
- the CSRNP1 gene encoding cysteine/serine-rich nuclear protein 1 isoform X1 codes for the protein MFLFSFVLQLYDKNGVTMSGVLKRKYEELGDDSTYCSSSSCSPLSSSASSGWDTDEENSRGEPKPSSALISSFTPTSILKKSKRLKKNNVEFDRVTVFYFPRCQGFTSVPSRGGCTLGMVSKHSSSRQFTLAEFSKEQENVRRGKLEEKLKEEKLEALKWKLTMNGTKESEEANQLTIEDISDDDIDVSSVDLEDGFFLQPYPAKKRRALLKAVGVKKIDKEEKRELHNIRLSREDCGCDCREVCDPETCSCSLAGIKCQMDHTSFPCGCTKDGCGNTEGRIEFNQARVQTHFIHTIMKLELEKQQQSSEKVAEAEPPFRERLPALGCAAGKGSLEERAVPLAPAFQFSPDLEALGENSCSSDMTDSSISSHPSEDLEEPYESLPSDKSQSDVDDDGLARILHFNDSDAEEESRRGQDDLGCFHPTDFFIEDHGSEAKPVPGHLSHLSECLDENANQDSGGLLEDAAQGRCDGLSCCASSSTEPCSKSYADLSLSSDSLDFFQSFSDYNLGPLYNSLKEYENLDNFSALQFQLPNFPGFPQTGDQGSCFLESLIGLSESVPETPAPFTDNQLLEDAIKSSLMETVKV
- the CSRNP1 gene encoding cysteine/serine-rich nuclear protein 1 isoform X2, with protein sequence MSGVLKRKYEELGDDSTYCSSSSCSPLSSSASSGWDTDEENSRGEPKPSSALISSFTPTSILKKSKRLKKNNVEFDRVTVFYFPRCQGFTSVPSRGGCTLGMVSKHSSSRQFTLAEFSKEQENVRRGKLEEKLKEEKLEALKWKLTMNGTKESEEANQLTIEDISDDDIDVSSVDLEDGFFLQPYPAKKRRALLKAVGVKKIDKEEKRELHNIRLSREDCGCDCREVCDPETCSCSLAGIKCQMDHTSFPCGCTKDGCGNTEGRIEFNQARVQTHFIHTIMKLELEKQQQSSEKVAEAEPPFRERLPALGCAAGKGSLEERAVPLAPAFQFSPDLEALGENSCSSDMTDSSISSHPSEDLEEPYESLPSDKSQSDVDDDGLARILHFNDSDAEEESRRGQDDLGCFHPTDFFIEDHGSEAKPVPGHLSHLSECLDENANQDSGGLLEDAAQGRCDGLSCCASSSTEPCSKSYADLSLSSDSLDFFQSFSDYNLGPLYNSLKEYENLDNFSALQFQLPNFPGFPQTGDQGSCFLESLIGLSESVPETPAPFTDNQLLEDAIKSSLMETVKV